Proteins encoded in a region of the Deltaproteobacteria bacterium genome:
- a CDS encoding RNA methyltransferase, with product MSRPAAETLIFERRRERIDRVVQNRTRTFTLVLERIGDPHNVAAILRSCEAFGVQDVHVVEHEKHGFRLNQKITQGCDKWLDLHFHRDMAACAQPLKAQGFLFCVSDLSPGAEPYGALPLHEKVAIVVGNEQDGVSDVARAHADRRFVIPMLGFSQSFNVSVTAAICLSLMRERRRERGVVGDLDAAESESLKRRFYELAVKQGGRIYAED from the coding sequence ATGAGCCGCCCGGCCGCCGAAACGCTCATCTTCGAGCGGCGCCGCGAGCGCATCGACCGCGTGGTGCAGAACCGGACGCGGACGTTCACCCTGGTGCTCGAGCGCATCGGCGATCCGCACAACGTGGCGGCGATCTTGCGCTCGTGCGAGGCGTTCGGCGTCCAGGACGTGCACGTGGTGGAGCACGAGAAGCACGGCTTTCGGCTCAACCAGAAGATCACCCAGGGCTGCGACAAGTGGCTGGATCTCCACTTCCACCGCGACATGGCCGCGTGCGCGCAGCCGCTCAAGGCGCAGGGCTTTCTGTTCTGCGTGTCGGATCTGTCGCCGGGCGCGGAGCCGTACGGGGCGCTGCCGCTCCACGAGAAGGTGGCCATCGTGGTGGGCAACGAGCAGGACGGCGTGAGCGACGTCGCCCGCGCCCACGCTGACCGGCGCTTCGTGATCCCCATGCTGGGCTTCTCGCAGAGCTTCAACGTGAGCGTCACCGCGGCGATTTGTCTCTCGCTGATGCGCGAGCGCCGGCGCGAGCGAGGCGTGGTGGGCGATCTCGACGCCGCGGAATCGGAATCGCTCAAGCGGCGTTTCTACGAGCTGGCGGTCAAGCAGGG
- the obgE gene encoding GTPase ObgE: protein MKFVDEARIEVKAGDGGNGAVAFRREKYVPLGGPSGGDGGRGGDVVLEADSNLTTLLDFHYQKHHKARSGEHGGGSDCNGRGGEDLILKLPVGTRIKDGATGDVLHELEKVGERWIVARGGKGGLGNMNFATSTRQAPRFAEPGTPGEKKEIVLELRLLADVGLLGYPNAGKSTLISHVSRAKPKVADYPFTTLVPHLGVVAYREDRSFVMADIPGIIEGAHEGAGLGHQFLKHVEKCKVLIHLIDCSAEGDERAPLHDYDILNRELKLYSKELAKKPQIIAANKADLPEARERAETFAKAMKRKKKKVHIISAATGEGLKALLDEAAKVLYAK, encoded by the coding sequence CTGAAGTTCGTCGACGAAGCGCGCATCGAGGTGAAGGCCGGCGACGGCGGCAATGGCGCCGTGGCCTTCCGACGGGAGAAGTACGTGCCCCTGGGCGGGCCGTCGGGCGGCGATGGCGGCCGCGGCGGCGACGTGGTCCTCGAGGCCGACTCCAACCTCACCACGCTCCTCGACTTCCACTACCAGAAGCACCACAAGGCCCGCTCGGGCGAGCACGGCGGCGGCAGCGACTGCAACGGCCGCGGCGGCGAGGACCTGATCCTCAAGCTCCCCGTGGGCACGCGCATCAAGGACGGCGCCACCGGCGACGTGCTCCACGAGCTGGAGAAGGTGGGCGAGCGCTGGATCGTGGCCCGGGGCGGCAAGGGCGGCCTGGGCAACATGAACTTCGCCACCAGCACGCGCCAGGCGCCGCGCTTCGCGGAGCCGGGCACGCCGGGCGAGAAGAAGGAGATCGTCCTCGAGCTGCGGCTGCTCGCCGACGTGGGCCTGCTCGGCTATCCCAACGCGGGCAAGAGCACGCTCATCAGCCACGTGTCGCGCGCCAAACCCAAAGTCGCGGACTATCCGTTCACCACCCTGGTGCCGCACCTGGGCGTGGTGGCGTATCGCGAGGACCGCTCGTTCGTGATGGCCGACATCCCCGGCATCATTGAGGGCGCCCACGAGGGCGCGGGGCTGGGGCACCAGTTCCTGAAGCACGTCGAGAAGTGCAAGGTGCTCATCCACCTCATCGACTGCTCGGCCGAAGGCGACGAGCGCGCCCCGCTGCACGACTACGACATCCTCAACCGCGAGCTGAAGCTCTACTCCAAGGAGCTCGCCAAGAAGCCGCAGATCATCGCCGCCAACAAGGCGGACCTGCCCGAGGCCCGCGAGCGCGCGGAGACGTTCGCCAAGGCGATGAAGCGCAAGAAGAAGAAGGTGCACATCATCTCGGCCGCGACGGGCGAGGGCCTCAAGGCGCTCCTCGACGAAGCCGCCAAGGTGCTCTACGCCAAATGA
- the rpmA gene encoding 50S ribosomal protein L27, with translation MAHKKGQGSSRNGRDSAGQRRGVKVYGGEEVVSGNILVRQVGTKIHPGTGVQMGRDFTIFAVQDGVVKYERLGKDRKKVSVVAAKA, from the coding sequence ATGGCTCACAAAAAAGGTCAGGGCTCTTCGCGAAACGGCCGCGACTCGGCTGGGCAGCGGCGCGGGGTAAAGGTCTACGGCGGTGAGGAAGTGGTCTCCGGCAACATCCTGGTTCGCCAGGTGGGCACCAAGATCCACCCCGGCACCGGCGTGCAGATGGGCCGCGACTTCACCATCTTCGCCGTGCAGGACGGCGTGGTGAAGTACGAGCGGCTGGGCAAGGACCGCAAGAAGGTCTCGGTCGTCGCCGCCAAGGCGTAA
- the rplU gene encoding 50S ribosomal protein L21 translates to MYAVIKTGGKQYRVQEGDTLRVEKLAGDKGGKVTFNEVLMVGGTDAAKVGKPTVAGAVVEATIVTQGKHRKVLHFIKNYFGFTRRQGHRQPFTELKITGIKG, encoded by the coding sequence ATGTACGCAGTCATCAAGACCGGCGGAAAGCAGTACCGGGTTCAGGAGGGCGACACCCTCCGCGTCGAGAAGCTCGCCGGCGACAAGGGCGGCAAGGTCACCTTCAACGAGGTGCTCATGGTCGGCGGTACCGACGCGGCGAAGGTGGGCAAGCCCACCGTCGCGGGCGCCGTGGTCGAGGCCACCATCGTCACCCAGGGCAAGCACCGCAAGGTCCTGCACTTCATCAAGAACTACTTCGGCTTCACGCGCCGCCAGGGTCACCGGCAGCCGTTCACCGAGCTGAAGATCACCGGCATCAAGGGCTAA
- a CDS encoding VCBS repeat-containing protein — MAVGVALLGAGCLRPKAQGGPALDAGSSLDAGSSLDAGLLDGGFCTAGPPRDAGARVRPSAPTCSPAMQEFGLPPTGLAIAPLEWIASDFDGDGKPDLMVFQDYGIQFARGHGDGTFDMPREVSGDVPTLFTVGDWNGDGRVDLATSTETNSIDLTMMQPDGGFLTASYAAGAPVTALGALPFDGHDDLVALRRDGVVELVKWDGTQGLLRASAPTPAANRLSVADVDGDGQPDLILGGVGLTWMRVSCESLGPDVPMGGMAGASHFVDLDGDGRADEVGPSGGVALGYGDGGFGAVLVVQGTFYTGDRAAPIDLVGDGHHELVTQMQSGDIQVLSLSPDGGLQVETQYRWEKGTLLHVADLDGDGAPDLGIVVGNKLWILRNDGLGHLQAPEVLGSDVWRWTDLAAGDVDEDGRDDLIVTMTDAGFGKFSWASDGGVQIESLAVRGSAPFFADLNGDGHLDLLFTWTTLSSKTFFAYVLGDGTGEFTGPITVTDIPLQSHRIGVLHVPGGSDRLADVNNPVSGTGLGLRVLSLAPDGGFDATTIASPSGFGNMAVGDFNGDGFSDLVTSAGGVLLGTPAGLVDAGFVSLGQDAVPTTGDFDGDGLADIVAVDFHTPEVLFGLGDGTFSTSNALVPSGFGMVAADLNGDGAAELTLLVYGPDNSLGLGIIQGGPKPGPWASTWWPIPVSPVGAANGVPADVDGSGRSRLFFSSGGGGLVEVKAFCLADAGP; from the coding sequence ATGGCAGTGGGCGTGGCGTTGCTCGGGGCAGGGTGCCTGCGGCCGAAGGCGCAGGGCGGCCCAGCCCTCGATGCCGGCTCAAGTCTCGATGCCGGCTCAAGCCTTGATGCCGGATTGCTAGACGGTGGTTTCTGCACTGCGGGCCCGCCGCGCGACGCAGGTGCTCGCGTGCGCCCAAGCGCGCCCACGTGCTCGCCGGCGATGCAGGAGTTCGGGCTTCCTCCGACGGGCCTGGCGATTGCGCCGTTGGAGTGGATCGCGTCGGACTTCGATGGAGATGGGAAGCCCGACCTGATGGTCTTTCAGGACTATGGCATTCAGTTCGCGAGAGGCCATGGCGACGGGACGTTCGACATGCCCAGGGAGGTTTCGGGCGATGTGCCGACCCTCTTTACCGTCGGCGACTGGAATGGCGATGGGCGGGTCGACCTCGCGACATCGACGGAAACCAATTCCATCGACCTGACGATGATGCAGCCTGATGGTGGCTTCCTGACGGCGAGCTATGCAGCCGGGGCTCCCGTCACCGCGCTCGGTGCGCTCCCTTTTGACGGCCACGACGACCTCGTCGCGCTGCGCCGTGACGGCGTCGTCGAGCTCGTCAAATGGGATGGGACCCAAGGGCTGCTGAGGGCCTCGGCACCCACCCCTGCGGCGAATCGTCTGAGCGTTGCGGACGTCGATGGCGACGGCCAACCGGACCTGATTCTCGGCGGAGTCGGACTCACATGGATGCGCGTCTCGTGCGAGAGCCTCGGCCCCGATGTGCCCATGGGAGGGATGGCTGGGGCGTCACACTTCGTGGACCTTGATGGGGACGGTCGCGCCGATGAGGTCGGGCCTTCGGGTGGGGTGGCGCTTGGATATGGAGATGGCGGATTCGGGGCGGTGCTGGTGGTCCAGGGCACTTTTTACACGGGGGATCGCGCTGCCCCGATCGACCTCGTCGGCGATGGTCACCATGAGCTCGTCACTCAAATGCAATCCGGCGACATCCAAGTGTTGTCGCTCTCGCCGGACGGAGGTCTGCAAGTTGAGACGCAGTACCGTTGGGAGAAGGGCACGCTGCTCCATGTCGCCGATCTGGATGGCGACGGCGCTCCCGACCTCGGCATCGTCGTTGGCAACAAGCTTTGGATTCTCCGAAACGACGGCCTCGGTCACCTGCAGGCTCCGGAGGTGCTCGGGAGCGACGTGTGGCGGTGGACCGACCTTGCGGCAGGCGACGTTGACGAAGACGGAAGGGATGACCTGATCGTCACGATGACGGACGCCGGCTTCGGCAAGTTCAGCTGGGCCAGCGATGGCGGCGTGCAGATCGAATCCCTCGCTGTTCGCGGCTCAGCCCCGTTCTTCGCCGACCTCAACGGCGATGGCCACCTGGACCTCTTGTTCACCTGGACCACGCTCAGCTCGAAAACGTTTTTCGCCTACGTCCTGGGCGACGGCACAGGTGAGTTCACGGGGCCCATCACTGTCACGGATATTCCCCTTCAATCCCACCGCATCGGCGTGCTCCACGTGCCGGGTGGCTCTGATCGGCTCGCGGACGTCAACAACCCCGTCTCCGGAACCGGGCTGGGGCTTCGCGTGCTGTCGCTCGCGCCCGACGGCGGCTTCGACGCCACGACCATCGCCTCACCCAGCGGATTCGGCAACATGGCTGTCGGAGACTTCAACGGGGATGGTTTTTCAGATCTCGTGACGTCGGCCGGAGGTGTCCTGCTCGGCACGCCCGCAGGGCTCGTCGACGCGGGATTCGTGAGCCTTGGGCAAGATGCGGTGCCGACGACGGGCGACTTCGACGGAGATGGCCTCGCCGATATCGTCGCCGTCGACTTCCATACGCCCGAGGTGCTCTTTGGGCTGGGCGACGGCACGTTCTCCACCTCCAACGCATTGGTGCCGTCCGGATTCGGCATGGTGGCGGCGGATCTGAACGGCGACGGGGCCGCTGAGCTCACGCTTCTCGTGTACGGCCCGGACAACTCGCTTGGGCTTGGCATCATTCAGGGCGGGCCAAAGCCGGGTCCGTGGGCCTCGACGTGGTGGCCCATCCCGGTGAGCCCTGTCGGTGCGGCCAATGGTGTTCCCGCAGATGTCGACGGTTCTGGCCGGTCGCGACTGTTCTTCTCGTCCGGAGGCGGCGGCCTGGTCGAGGTGAAAGCGTTCTGCTTGGCCGACGCCGGCCCCTGA
- the clpX gene encoding ATP-dependent Clp protease ATP-binding subunit ClpX has product MSRSKGDHHVNLSCSFCGKGQREVKKLIAGPTVYICDECIKLCNDIIAEESERDEAKPAVALPTPAEIKSFLDDYVIGQDRAKKILAVAVYNHYKRIHQRRAPKTPRPGQAKNAGDDVELQKSNILLIGPTGSGKTLLAQSLARFLNVPFTIADATSLTEAGYVGEDVENIIQNLLHNADYDVEKASRGIVYIDEIDKIARKGDQPSATRDVGGEGVQQALLKIVEGTRANVTPRGGKKYNQQEYIQVDTSQILFICGGAFHGMEQVIRRRVGVKGLGFGAEVGKADELSVGQLLEKVEPQDMIKFGMIPEFVGRLPVVATLWDLSEDDLVNILCAPKNALVKQYQKMFELEKVKLSFTKEALRAVAQEAMRRKAGARGLRAIMENALLDIQYDVPYKEGIKECKITEGVILKGEEPLLSFEKEKKSA; this is encoded by the coding sequence GTGAGCCGCAGCAAGGGCGACCACCACGTGAACCTGAGCTGCAGCTTCTGCGGCAAGGGTCAGCGCGAGGTCAAGAAGCTGATCGCAGGGCCCACCGTCTACATCTGCGACGAGTGCATCAAGCTCTGCAACGACATCATCGCGGAGGAGAGCGAGCGCGACGAGGCCAAGCCGGCCGTCGCCTTGCCCACCCCGGCGGAGATCAAGTCGTTCCTCGACGACTACGTCATCGGCCAGGACCGCGCGAAGAAGATCCTCGCGGTGGCCGTGTACAACCACTACAAGCGCATCCACCAGCGGCGCGCGCCCAAGACCCCGCGGCCGGGGCAGGCCAAGAACGCGGGCGATGACGTCGAGCTGCAGAAGAGCAACATCCTGCTCATTGGCCCCACGGGCTCTGGCAAGACGCTGCTCGCCCAGTCGCTGGCGCGCTTCCTCAACGTGCCCTTCACCATCGCCGACGCCACCTCGCTCACCGAGGCCGGCTACGTGGGCGAGGACGTGGAGAACATCATCCAGAACCTCCTCCACAACGCCGACTACGACGTGGAGAAGGCCAGCCGCGGAATCGTCTACATCGACGAGATCGACAAGATCGCGCGCAAGGGCGACCAGCCTTCGGCCACCCGCGACGTGGGCGGCGAGGGCGTGCAGCAGGCGCTGCTCAAGATCGTGGAAGGCACGCGGGCGAACGTCACCCCGCGCGGCGGCAAGAAGTACAACCAGCAGGAGTACATCCAGGTCGACACCTCGCAGATCCTCTTCATCTGCGGCGGCGCGTTCCACGGCATGGAGCAGGTGATCCGCCGGCGCGTGGGCGTGAAGGGCCTGGGCTTCGGCGCCGAGGTCGGCAAGGCCGACGAGCTCTCCGTGGGCCAGTTGCTCGAGAAGGTCGAGCCGCAGGACATGATCAAGTTCGGCATGATCCCCGAGTTCGTGGGGCGCCTGCCGGTGGTCGCGACCCTCTGGGATCTCTCCGAGGACGATCTCGTCAACATCCTCTGCGCGCCGAAGAACGCGCTGGTGAAGCAGTACCAGAAGATGTTCGAGCTGGAGAAGGTGAAGCTCAGCTTCACCAAGGAGGCGCTGCGCGCGGTGGCCCAGGAGGCCATGCGGCGCAAGGCTGGCGCCCGCGGGTTGCGCGCGATCATGGAGAACGCGCTCCTCGATATCCAGTACGACGTCCCGTACAAAGAGGGCATCAAGGAGTGCAAGATCACCGAGGGCGTGATCTTGAAGGGCGAGGAGCCGCTGCTCTCGTTCGAGAAGGAGAAGAAGAGCGCGTAA
- a CDS encoding metallophosphoesterase, with translation MARRRRRPTIIFAVLILFTLCEIDVVRTAVHLGELASNPSVGYALTHVFPVMALLLALGPFAHVPTMLQGIRLPGWVLGFLAPSYLFVLACAAYGFFGGIFSIGRLAMGMPEPTPMWQAMGLALPFALAVHGASAGQLWTRVERIEMALRGLGAGLEGLRVVQLSDLHAGGLVGERRLRRIAAKVTKLRPDLIVITGDIVNSSPSEAELAGEILGELEAPFGVWACLGNHDHFVSGDGVAKVLERHGIQVLRNRGEVIRRGDGALWLAGVDDTWTSSDDLDAALADKPAGIPTLLLAHDPNLWPQAVAKNVEWTLSGHTHGGQVGLVKLHPSLSLARIITPFVAGLYRQGLSALYVSRGTANTLPLRLGAPTEVSVFELKAS, from the coding sequence ATGGCCAGACGCCGGCGTCGCCCGACCATCATCTTCGCAGTGCTGATCCTCTTCACGCTCTGCGAGATCGACGTCGTCCGCACCGCGGTGCACCTGGGTGAGCTGGCGAGCAATCCATCGGTTGGCTACGCGCTCACGCACGTGTTCCCCGTGATGGCGTTGCTGCTGGCGCTGGGGCCGTTCGCGCACGTGCCCACGATGCTTCAGGGCATCCGCCTGCCGGGCTGGGTGCTGGGCTTCCTGGCGCCGAGCTACCTCTTCGTGCTCGCGTGCGCGGCGTACGGCTTCTTCGGCGGCATCTTCTCGATTGGCCGCCTGGCCATGGGCATGCCGGAGCCGACGCCGATGTGGCAGGCGATGGGGCTCGCGCTGCCGTTCGCGCTAGCGGTCCACGGCGCGAGCGCGGGCCAGCTCTGGACGCGCGTCGAGCGCATCGAGATGGCGCTGCGCGGGCTGGGCGCGGGGCTCGAAGGTCTGCGCGTGGTGCAGCTCTCGGATCTGCACGCGGGCGGCCTGGTGGGCGAGCGGCGGCTGCGTCGGATCGCGGCCAAGGTGACCAAGCTCCGGCCCGACCTCATCGTCATCACCGGCGACATCGTGAACTCCAGTCCCTCGGAGGCCGAGCTCGCGGGCGAGATCCTGGGCGAGCTGGAGGCGCCGTTTGGCGTGTGGGCGTGCCTTGGGAACCACGATCACTTCGTCTCCGGCGACGGGGTGGCGAAGGTGCTCGAGCGCCACGGCATCCAGGTGCTGCGAAATCGCGGCGAGGTGATCCGGCGCGGCGATGGCGCGCTGTGGCTCGCAGGCGTCGATGACACCTGGACCAGCTCGGACGATCTCGACGCCGCGCTCGCGGACAAGCCCGCGGGCATCCCCACCTTGCTGCTCGCGCACGATCCGAATCTGTGGCCGCAGGCCGTCGCGAAGAACGTGGAGTGGACGCTCTCCGGCCACACCCACGGCGGCCAGGTGGGCTTGGTGAAGCTGCATCCCTCGCTGTCGCTCGCGCGGATCATCACGCCGTTCGTGGCCGGGCTCTATCGGCAGGGGCTGTCGGCGCTGTACGTCTCGCGCGGGACGGCGAACACCCTGCCGCTGCGGCTGGGCGCTCCGACGGAAGTGAGCGTGTTCGAGCTCAAGGCTTCGTAG
- a CDS encoding class I SAM-dependent rRNA methyltransferase — MHPDRRPKGRPHGKPKGPSRDARPFKPLDLKADDPSVVVSRKGQERITRGQPWIYKSDVDQLSPGLTGGASVKVLDSRSWFLARAFYSDASQISLRVLSREDMEVDRDFLRERLHAALELRQRAFPGVDAYRWVHGEADGLPGLVVDRYGDHLSVQFLAQAMEVRRELVVELLEELLKPACIVERSDVKVRAHENLPQRKGVLRGAPRANLTYKEGDVELGLDLLEGQKTGTFLDQRENHILAGGYARGRCLDCFSYVGGFALQMAKAGGDVTAVEISEQASALIKSNAERNSLRVNVVTANAFDFLRDQLDAGERYDTIVLDPPAFAKSKDAIDAAIRGYKEINLRAMQLLQPNGILITASCSYHVDEAAFEALLADAAADAKKNVQIVERRGAGRDHPVLVSLRETRYLKCYVLRVLG, encoded by the coding sequence ATGCATCCCGATCGTCGACCGAAAGGCCGTCCGCACGGCAAGCCGAAGGGCCCGTCCCGCGACGCGCGCCCGTTCAAGCCGCTCGACCTCAAGGCCGACGATCCGAGCGTGGTCGTCTCGCGCAAGGGCCAGGAGCGCATCACCCGCGGCCAGCCGTGGATCTACAAGAGCGACGTCGACCAGCTCTCGCCCGGCCTCACCGGCGGCGCGTCGGTGAAGGTCCTCGACAGCCGAAGCTGGTTCCTCGCGCGCGCCTTCTATTCGGACGCGAGCCAGATTTCGCTGCGCGTCCTCAGCCGCGAGGACATGGAGGTCGATCGCGATTTTCTCCGCGAGCGTCTGCACGCTGCCCTCGAGCTGCGCCAGCGCGCGTTCCCCGGCGTCGACGCGTATCGCTGGGTGCACGGCGAAGCGGACGGCCTGCCCGGGCTCGTGGTCGATCGCTACGGCGATCACCTGAGCGTGCAGTTCCTCGCGCAGGCGATGGAGGTTCGTCGCGAGCTCGTGGTGGAGCTGCTCGAGGAGCTTTTGAAGCCCGCGTGCATCGTCGAGCGCAGCGACGTGAAGGTGCGCGCGCACGAGAACCTGCCGCAGCGCAAGGGCGTGCTCCGTGGCGCGCCGCGCGCGAACCTCACCTACAAGGAAGGCGACGTCGAGCTCGGGCTGGATCTGCTCGAGGGCCAGAAGACGGGCACCTTCCTCGACCAGCGCGAGAACCACATTCTCGCCGGCGGGTACGCGCGCGGGCGTTGCCTCGATTGCTTCAGCTACGTGGGCGGCTTCGCGCTGCAGATGGCCAAGGCCGGCGGCGACGTGACGGCGGTGGAGATCAGCGAGCAGGCCTCGGCGCTGATCAAGTCGAACGCCGAGCGGAATTCACTCCGCGTGAACGTCGTCACCGCGAACGCCTTCGATTTTCTGCGCGATCAGCTCGACGCCGGCGAGCGCTACGACACGATCGTGTTGGATCCGCCCGCGTTCGCGAAGTCGAAGGACGCCATCGACGCGGCGATTCGCGGCTACAAAGAGATCAACCTGCGCGCGATGCAGCTCCTGCAGCCAAACGGCATTCTGATCACGGCGAGCTGCAGCTACCACGTCGACGAGGCCGCGTTCGAAGCGCTGCTCGCCGACGCCGCCGCCGACGCGAAGAAGAACGTGCAGATCGTCGAGCGCCGCGGTGCCGGGCGCGACCATCCCGTGCTCGTGTCGCTGCGCGAGACGCGCTACCTCAAGTGCTACGTGCTGCGCGTGCTCGGATGA
- a CDS encoding HAD-IA family hydrolase, whose translation MIETVLLDLGNVLVPFDFGRGAHAFAQLTGLEPVELKALMTGPKLHEICAGALHPFAFFDELAQKVGRTIDRERAQHAWCDIFTPDAEMIALADALASRHPTFLWSNIDPLHRAFLWPQLPCLEKFRGLHLSYELGAAKPAREFYLRALERGGIDPKRAVFVDDVPANLAAAAGLGITVVLHRSAAETREKLAALGVTP comes from the coding sequence ATGATCGAGACCGTCCTTCTGGATCTCGGCAATGTGCTCGTGCCCTTCGACTTCGGGCGCGGCGCGCACGCGTTCGCGCAGCTCACGGGGCTCGAGCCGGTGGAGCTGAAGGCGCTGATGACCGGGCCCAAGCTGCACGAGATCTGCGCGGGCGCGCTGCATCCGTTCGCTTTCTTCGACGAGCTGGCGCAAAAGGTCGGCCGCACGATCGATCGCGAGCGCGCCCAGCATGCTTGGTGCGACATCTTCACGCCCGACGCGGAGATGATCGCCCTCGCCGACGCGCTGGCGTCCCGCCACCCCACCTTCCTCTGGTCGAACATCGACCCGCTGCACCGCGCGTTTCTCTGGCCACAGCTGCCGTGCCTGGAGAAGTTCCGCGGGCTGCACCTCTCGTACGAGCTCGGCGCGGCCAAGCCTGCGCGCGAGTTCTACCTGCGCGCGCTGGAGAGGGGCGGCATCGATCCCAAGCGCGCCGTCTTCGTGGACGACGTGCCTGCGAACCTCGCCGCAGCCGCCGGGCTGGGTATAACCGTTGTGTTACATCGCTCGGCCGCCGAGACGCGCGAGAAGCTCGCCGCGCTCGGGGTGACGCCGTGA
- a CDS encoding YkgJ family cysteine cluster protein: MNDPQRRLAERRALQALDAVYREVESLQAGWGCARSGECCQLAKTGREPYAWTVEWLRVRAALERAGRSIPPPRDDGACPLLDATGGCSVYADRPLGCRTFFCERGHGPKKITREMITSRMVKVEAVAQALEPEESAPRRLVDWLREAAHAP, encoded by the coding sequence GTGAACGATCCGCAGCGCCGCCTGGCCGAGCGCCGCGCGCTGCAGGCCCTGGACGCCGTCTATCGGGAGGTGGAGTCGCTGCAGGCCGGCTGGGGCTGCGCGCGCTCGGGCGAGTGCTGCCAGCTCGCGAAGACCGGCCGCGAGCCGTACGCGTGGACCGTCGAGTGGCTTCGCGTGCGCGCGGCGCTCGAGCGCGCGGGTCGAAGCATTCCGCCACCTCGTGACGACGGCGCGTGTCCGCTGCTCGATGCCACGGGTGGCTGCAGCGTGTACGCGGACCGGCCGCTGGGGTGTCGCACGTTCTTCTGCGAACGCGGCCACGGGCCGAAGAAGATCACCCGCGAGATGATCACGTCACGGATGGTGAAGGTCGAGGCGGTGGCACAGGCGCTCGAGCCGGAGGAATCCGCGCCGCGACGGCTGGTAGATTGGCTTCGGGAGGCAGCCCATGCCCCATGA
- a CDS encoding 1-acyl-sn-glycerol-3-phosphate acyltransferase: MVRTLIALTTAVVDTAVHAPLVVGASFVSPDLTEDLARSWARVMLRGLGVELTVEGRENLDPNQPYVYACNHQSHVDPPSCMVSLPGHLRFVGKESLFKIPLFGAALRRSGQIPIDRGDSAEARERLNEHLDELRTRISVVLFPEGTRSETGELGTFKKGAAVLAIQAQVPLVPMAIEGTRHILPKGFNQIHGGKVRLRIGKPIPTAGMTLEQRGELTDRLRSEIAKMMEAP, translated from the coding sequence ATGGTGCGCACGCTGATTGCCCTCACCACGGCCGTGGTGGACACCGCGGTGCACGCGCCGCTCGTGGTGGGCGCGAGCTTCGTCTCGCCCGATCTCACCGAGGACCTGGCGCGCTCGTGGGCGCGGGTGATGCTGCGTGGGCTCGGGGTGGAGCTGACGGTCGAAGGGCGCGAGAACCTCGATCCCAACCAGCCCTACGTCTACGCGTGCAACCACCAGAGCCACGTGGATCCGCCGAGCTGTATGGTGTCGCTGCCCGGGCACCTGCGGTTCGTGGGCAAGGAGAGCCTCTTCAAGATCCCGCTGTTCGGCGCGGCGCTGCGGCGCTCGGGGCAGATTCCGATCGATCGCGGCGACTCGGCCGAGGCGCGCGAGCGGCTCAACGAGCACCTCGACGAATTGCGTACGCGCATCTCCGTGGTGCTGTTTCCCGAGGGCACGCGCTCGGAGACGGGCGAGCTCGGGACGTTCAAGAAGGGCGCGGCGGTGCTCGCGATTCAAGCGCAGGTGCCGCTGGTGCCGATGGCCATCGAGGGCACGCGGCACATCCTTCCCAAGGGCTTCAACCAGATCCACGGCGGCAAGGTGCGGCTGCGCATCGGCAAGCCGATCCCGACCGCGGGCATGACGCTCGAGCAGCGAGGTGAGCTCACCGACCGGTTGCGCAGCGAGATCGCGAAGATGATGGAGGCGCCATGA